A DNA window from Candidatus Deferrimicrobiaceae bacterium contains the following coding sequences:
- a CDS encoding transglutaminaseTgpA domain-containing protein — protein MIARLRGRLRPPRRLKTTREGKWFLALTLGVGIAAVNTGNNLLYIVLSANLSIVLVSGFLSEMTLRGARVAVSQPAEAFAGREGLLAVTCTVPPSRRFPALSLDVAFRIDGEPLSARMPDAAPGTMSARVLTFRPRRRGIHPIDAVAVSTRFPFALFEKSLEPAAPDLVIVFPEPVRAAEIGFPAGVNASAESRPGGRGTGAGIRGVRDYAHGDPARDIQWKATARLGRRMVKERESERAGLLEIRVPDGIAGPAFERAVSGACGDVLRCEREGIGYRIHHAGRIAVDGTREGARKEALRFLCEVAPGPAKAAPRSAAGGGPRKPHGPLPGGDALTRETRDLLWWIPRIFWGSGLLMLFAAGVPWPFVAGAAAAFSAGLAMELGALPPLRGRGLETLLGGIVCLLAAADFLLGGRDPLRSGALLVLGIQSIRFLLPKRVSDGWQLTAVTFLEYLAAAATESGPRFALAAAAFLLLCPGAMWSHHARNRAEAGGPAAPVSPRFAATLLLGIALAGIAMSALLFTVTPRLRVGHLSRKSPATRKTIGFSDTLSMHDMSGAASDTRVAARIDFPGGEGGPPGGERYLKGASWSIFTGGQWRKGGESPALVPRVGINYFLAPPSAGTDPVEAVITLEPLDSAALFVYGSPVSAEGPLGNLRVDRFGNLLLSSPDRPAIRYRLRFMPAPVPPSGVFSPPSDADRRNPADELPEIAALSAEVAPPGLPPEARARRLVAFLQAGYRYTIEGSAEGIRDFLFVRKAGYCEHFATALCLLLRASGIPAHVAAGYLGGEWNEIGNYLIVRQMNAHAWTEAWIGGRWVTLDATPAGRSEGVAARQKASRGEKYLDWLRHGWDRYVVDYDLAMQAKGVEAIGAAFKRLPAAGRGALPRAARTPVAVAILATAGAGILLWRLRRRAGRRADEASAGGEPLPAPYARLFRMLARNGWKRNPGTSPAGMLAAATAGRPELADDRARFCALYHRDRFGAAPLPAGLRAEALALADRLRLALSRETAR, from the coding sequence ATGATCGCGCGGCTGCGCGGACGGCTTCGCCCCCCGAGGCGGCTCAAGACGACCCGGGAGGGAAAGTGGTTCCTCGCGCTGACCCTGGGCGTCGGTATCGCCGCGGTCAACACCGGCAACAACCTGCTCTACATCGTCCTCAGCGCCAACCTGTCGATCGTCCTCGTCTCCGGCTTCCTGTCCGAGATGACGTTGCGCGGCGCCCGCGTCGCGGTATCGCAGCCCGCCGAGGCGTTTGCCGGGCGCGAAGGGCTCTTGGCGGTTACGTGTACCGTTCCGCCGTCCCGGCGGTTTCCCGCGCTTTCCCTGGATGTCGCCTTCCGGATCGACGGGGAGCCGCTGTCGGCCCGGATGCCCGACGCCGCGCCGGGAACGATGTCCGCCCGGGTCTTGACGTTCCGGCCCCGCCGGCGCGGAATCCATCCGATCGACGCCGTCGCCGTGTCGACCCGATTCCCCTTCGCACTGTTCGAAAAATCGCTGGAGCCCGCCGCCCCGGATCTCGTGATTGTTTTCCCGGAGCCTGTCCGGGCGGCCGAAATCGGCTTCCCTGCCGGCGTCAACGCCTCGGCCGAAAGCCGCCCGGGAGGGCGGGGCACCGGGGCGGGAATCCGCGGCGTCCGCGATTATGCCCACGGCGATCCCGCCCGCGACATCCAGTGGAAGGCCACGGCGCGGCTCGGCCGGCGGATGGTCAAGGAGCGCGAAAGCGAGCGCGCCGGGCTCCTTGAGATCCGGGTGCCGGACGGAATCGCGGGGCCCGCCTTCGAGCGCGCCGTCTCGGGCGCGTGCGGCGACGTGCTCCGCTGCGAGCGGGAGGGGATCGGCTACCGGATTCACCATGCGGGCCGAATCGCCGTCGACGGCACCCGGGAAGGCGCCCGGAAGGAGGCGCTGCGCTTTTTGTGCGAGGTCGCGCCGGGCCCCGCCAAAGCCGCGCCGCGATCCGCCGCAGGCGGCGGGCCCCGGAAGCCGCATGGCCCGCTCCCAGGCGGCGACGCCCTCACCCGGGAGACCCGCGACCTCCTCTGGTGGATTCCCCGCATCTTCTGGGGAAGCGGGCTGCTCATGCTCTTCGCGGCCGGCGTGCCGTGGCCCTTCGTCGCGGGGGCCGCCGCCGCATTCTCCGCCGGACTGGCGATGGAGCTAGGCGCGCTTCCCCCGCTCCGGGGACGCGGACTCGAGACGCTCCTGGGCGGGATCGTCTGCCTGCTCGCCGCCGCCGATTTCCTTTTGGGCGGGCGCGATCCGCTCCGGTCGGGCGCGCTGCTCGTGCTCGGCATCCAGTCGATCCGCTTCCTCCTTCCGAAGCGGGTCTCCGACGGCTGGCAACTGACCGCCGTCACCTTCCTCGAATACCTGGCCGCCGCCGCGACCGAAAGCGGACCCCGCTTCGCCCTGGCCGCCGCCGCGTTCCTGCTGCTGTGCCCGGGCGCCATGTGGTCCCATCACGCCCGGAATCGGGCCGAGGCGGGCGGGCCGGCCGCCCCGGTTTCCCCCCGGTTCGCCGCCACGCTCCTGCTGGGCATCGCCCTCGCCGGCATCGCGATGTCGGCGCTGCTGTTCACGGTCACGCCCCGCCTGCGGGTGGGACACCTCTCCCGAAAATCCCCCGCGACGCGGAAGACGATCGGCTTTTCGGACACCCTCTCGATGCACGACATGTCGGGCGCCGCCTCGGACACGCGGGTTGCGGCCCGCATCGATTTTCCCGGAGGGGAAGGCGGCCCGCCGGGCGGCGAGCGCTACCTGAAGGGGGCGAGCTGGTCGATCTTCACGGGAGGGCAGTGGCGAAAAGGGGGGGAATCCCCCGCGCTCGTCCCGAGGGTCGGCATCAACTATTTCCTGGCGCCGCCTTCGGCCGGAACAGACCCGGTCGAGGCGGTGATCACGCTGGAACCGCTCGACAGCGCCGCGCTCTTCGTCTACGGGTCCCCCGTCTCGGCGGAGGGTCCCCTCGGGAACCTGCGCGTCGATCGCTTCGGCAACCTGCTGCTGTCGTCGCCAGACCGCCCCGCGATCCGCTACCGGCTCCGCTTCATGCCCGCCCCTGTCCCGCCTTCGGGCGTCTTTTCTCCCCCCTCCGACGCCGATCGCCGGAATCCGGCCGACGAGCTGCCGGAAATCGCCGCGCTATCGGCGGAAGTCGCTCCGCCCGGCCTTCCTCCCGAGGCGCGGGCGCGCCGGCTGGTCGCGTTCCTGCAGGCGGGCTACCGATACACGATCGAGGGATCGGCGGAAGGAATCCGCGATTTCCTGTTCGTCCGGAAGGCGGGTTATTGCGAGCATTTCGCGACGGCCTTGTGCCTGCTGCTGCGGGCATCGGGAATCCCGGCGCACGTCGCGGCCGGCTACCTGGGCGGCGAGTGGAACGAGATCGGGAACTACCTGATCGTGCGCCAGATGAACGCGCACGCCTGGACGGAGGCGTGGATCGGCGGCCGCTGGGTCACGCTGGACGCGACCCCGGCCGGGCGGAGCGAAGGCGTCGCCGCCCGGCAAAAGGCCAGCCGGGGGGAGAAATATCTCGACTGGCTGCGCCACGGGTGGGACCGATATGTCGTCGATTACGACCTGGCGATGCAGGCGAAGGGGGTCGAGGCGATCGGGGCGGCGTTCAAGCGGCTTCCGGCCGCGGGGCGAGGCGCCCTGCCGCGGGCGGCGCGGACGCCGGTCGCCGTGGCGATCCTGGCCACGGCCGGAGCCGGCATCCTGCTATGGCGGTTGCGACGACGCGCGGGCCGCCGGGCGGATGAGGCCTCAGCCGGCGGCGAGCCGCTCCCGGCCCCGTACGCGCGGCTGTTCCGGATGCTCGCGCGCAACGGTTGGAAAAGGAATCCGGGCACGTCTCCCGCCGGGATGCTGGCGGCGGCGACCGCCGGCCGGCCCGAACTCGCGGATGACCGGGCCCGGTTCTGCGCGCTCTATCACCGCGACCGCTTCGGCGCCGCCCCGCTGCCCGCCGGCTTGCGCGCCGAGGCGCTGGCGCTGGCGGACCGGCTGCGCTTGGCGCTTTCCCGCGAGACGGCAAGGTAG
- a CDS encoding MoxR family ATPase: MMTFDDARTLIGLLEANVTAVLLGKKAEVTLTLASFLAGGHILLDDIPGTGKTTLARAIAAAISGTFRRIQFTSDILPQDVTGVHVFDAARHDFTFSPGPLFANIVLADEINRGNPRAQSALLEAMSERQVTIDNRTYPLPDPFLVIATQNPQEQYGTYPLPESQLDRFNMRLRLSYPDRESELRLIRESTLSAGRDGAGPVLTPGQLRDLRAVACTVTVAEPIVSYIYRIVAATRAHPAIRTGASPRGAIGLKATAQALALLSGRDHVIPEDIRHAAPPVLSHRILLPGAGDGGPVGAEAGDALLREIVDIVPPPA, from the coding sequence ATGATGACTTTCGACGATGCGCGCACCCTGATCGGGCTGCTTGAAGCGAACGTGACCGCCGTCCTGCTGGGCAAGAAGGCCGAGGTCACGCTGACGCTCGCCTCCTTCCTGGCCGGCGGCCACATCCTGCTCGACGACATCCCGGGGACGGGCAAGACGACGCTGGCGCGGGCGATCGCCGCCGCGATCTCCGGCACCTTCCGCCGCATCCAGTTCACGAGCGACATCCTCCCGCAGGACGTGACCGGGGTCCACGTCTTCGACGCCGCCCGGCACGACTTCACCTTTTCGCCGGGGCCGCTCTTCGCCAACATCGTGCTGGCCGACGAGATCAACCGGGGCAACCCGCGCGCCCAGAGCGCGCTGCTCGAGGCGATGAGCGAGCGGCAGGTCACCATCGACAACCGGACCTACCCGCTGCCCGACCCGTTCCTCGTGATCGCCACGCAGAACCCGCAGGAGCAGTACGGCACCTACCCGCTCCCCGAGTCCCAGCTCGACCGGTTCAACATGCGGCTGCGCCTGTCTTACCCCGACCGGGAATCCGAGCTGCGGCTGATCCGGGAGTCCACCCTGTCGGCCGGGAGGGACGGCGCCGGTCCCGTGCTGACGCCCGGGCAATTGCGCGACCTGCGCGCCGTGGCGTGCACCGTCACGGTGGCCGAACCGATCGTGTCGTACATCTACCGGATCGTGGCGGCCACGCGCGCCCATCCCGCGATCCGGACGGGCGCCTCGCCCCGAGGCGCCATCGGCCTGAAGGCTACGGCGCAGGCGCTGGCGCTGCTTTCCGGCCGGGATCACGTGATCCCCGAGGACATAAGGCACGCCGCGCCGCCCGTGCTGTCCCACCGCATCCTCCTCCCGGGCGCCGGCGACGGCGGCCCGGTCGGCGCCGAGGCGGGAGACGCGCTCCTGCGCGAGATTGTCGACATCGTCCCGCCCCCGGCATGA
- a CDS encoding JAB domain-containing protein: MNDSRKRLYSLEDAGEADLFRVAFPDDREGMRRFVCGPPQPADPPRQARWDAVLELARRALSAPADRSAPHRSAADIFERYRYRLAGIPVEQFHTLLLDIKHRAIREIRVSVGILDGSLIHPREVFSEAVRERAASVILVHNHPSGDPSPSVEDREVTRRLRAAGGIVGIQVLDHVIIGDRTFYSFREASDW; encoded by the coding sequence ATGAACGACTCGCGCAAGAGGCTTTATTCGCTGGAAGACGCGGGGGAGGCCGACCTGTTCCGGGTCGCCTTTCCGGACGACCGGGAGGGGATGCGCCGCTTCGTTTGCGGCCCGCCGCAACCGGCCGACCCCCCGAGACAGGCGCGCTGGGACGCGGTGCTCGAGCTGGCGCGTCGCGCCCTTTCGGCGCCGGCCGACCGCAGCGCGCCCCACCGCTCGGCCGCCGACATCTTCGAGCGCTATCGCTACCGGCTGGCGGGCATCCCGGTCGAGCAGTTCCACACGCTCCTGCTCGACATCAAGCACCGCGCGATCCGGGAGATCCGCGTTTCGGTCGGCATCCTCGACGGCAGCCTGATCCACCCGCGCGAGGTGTTCTCCGAGGCGGTGCGCGAGCGGGCCGCCTCCGTCATCCTGGTCCACAACCACCCGAGCGGAGACCCCTCGCCCAGCGTCGAAGACCGCGAGGTGACGCGCCGCCTCCGCGCGGCGGGGGGAATCGTGGGCATCCAGGTGCTCGATCATGTCATAATCGGGGATCGCACGTTCTACAGCTTCCGGGAGGCCTCCGACTGGTGA
- a CDS encoding lysophospholipid acyltransferase family protein, whose protein sequence is MISDIFRSLAILALMIGGSAATVVAGAVGRGQRWPAAVMRWWGCAFARLAGWKILVSGLENLPPGGAMLVANHQSLADIPLLLATVPGDVRFVAKKELGRVFLFGRAIVAAGNLLVDRSDRRDAVRMMREAGLRLSRGERIVLFPEGTRSADGTIGPFKSGAFRIAEGAGVPVVPVFIDGSRLALPKGALRVHPATLTLRVLPPIRSATGGDPHGAQELTRLAREAILAAQQAARVIS, encoded by the coding sequence GTGATTTCCGACATATTCCGATCGCTCGCCATCCTCGCCCTGATGATCGGCGGCTCTGCGGCGACGGTCGTCGCGGGCGCGGTCGGCCGGGGCCAACGATGGCCCGCGGCGGTCATGCGCTGGTGGGGTTGCGCGTTCGCCCGCCTCGCCGGCTGGAAGATCTTAGTCTCCGGGCTCGAAAACCTCCCTCCGGGCGGCGCGATGTTGGTCGCCAACCACCAGAGCCTCGCCGACATTCCGCTGTTGCTGGCGACCGTTCCCGGCGACGTCCGCTTCGTCGCCAAGAAAGAGCTCGGCCGCGTCTTCCTGTTCGGCCGCGCGATCGTGGCCGCGGGCAACCTGCTGGTCGACCGCAGCGACCGGCGCGACGCCGTCCGCATGATGCGCGAGGCCGGGCTGCGCCTCTCCCGCGGCGAGCGCATCGTGCTCTTCCCCGAGGGCACGCGCAGCGCCGACGGCACGATCGGCCCGTTCAAGTCGGGCGCCTTCCGCATCGCCGAAGGGGCCGGCGTTCCGGTCGTCCCGGTCTTCATCGACGGATCGCGGCTTGCGTTGCCCAAGGGAGCGCTCCGGGTCCATCCCGCAACCCTGACGCTCCGCGTGCTCCCGCCGATCCGGTCCGCTACGGGGGGCGATCCGCACGGGGCGCAGGAGCTGACCCGCCTCGCGCGCGAGGCGATCCTGGCGGCGCAGCAGGCCGCCCGTGTGATATCCTGA
- a CDS encoding ribonuclease J, translating to MTLRVVPLGGLGEIGMNAMLFDDGATALLVDAGLMFPDETMLGIDYVIPDFAILADVAPRLAGVLLTHGHEDHIGAVPFLLKEYDVPVFGTRLTLGLVGHRLAEYGLDKARLEVVPRAGRFRVGSFEIESFPVCHSIPDAVGYILRCQEGIFVHTGDFKIDDTPPDGIPTAIDRLARLGREEGVTALFSDSTNVEREGHGLSEAFVGEALSEIFAAASGRVIVAMFSSNIHRVQQVLNAAWRNGRKVALSGRSMVRNVNTAQELGYMKLPHPEVLTSMDRLSELPDNRVVVLTTGSQGEPRSALTLMALGEHKYIKVKPGDTAVLSSKFIPGNERTIFNVINHLFLAGADVLYDSISEVHVSGHATRDDLVRMIEAVRPVHFVPVHGEARLLIRHLRLAQSLGVPIVELALNGQILEFTDGMLSRAGELEVNRLFVDGKGVGDVDGFVLKDRFQISQVGLVMVLMAISTTTGEILYGPDVMTRGVVTEHDDEELVAGAREAVLACWEAAGPETRKDYAEFKDEVRRAVRRFFNKRLDRKPVILPVIVGL from the coding sequence ATGACGCTGCGTGTCGTTCCGCTGGGCGGATTGGGCGAGATCGGGATGAATGCGATGCTGTTCGACGACGGCGCGACCGCGCTGCTCGTCGACGCGGGCCTCATGTTTCCCGACGAGACGATGCTGGGCATCGACTACGTCATCCCCGACTTCGCGATACTGGCCGACGTCGCCCCCCGGTTGGCGGGCGTCCTGCTGACCCACGGGCACGAAGACCACATCGGCGCGGTCCCCTTCCTGTTGAAAGAGTACGATGTCCCCGTCTTCGGCACCCGGCTGACGCTCGGGCTCGTCGGCCACCGGCTGGCCGAGTACGGCCTCGACAAGGCGCGGCTCGAGGTCGTCCCCCGCGCCGGCCGCTTTCGGGTCGGCTCGTTCGAAATCGAGTCGTTCCCGGTCTGCCACAGCATCCCCGACGCCGTGGGCTACATCCTTCGATGCCAAGAGGGGATCTTCGTCCACACCGGCGATTTCAAGATCGACGACACCCCGCCCGACGGCATCCCCACCGCCATCGACCGGCTGGCGCGGCTCGGGCGCGAAGAAGGCGTGACCGCCCTGTTCTCCGACTCGACCAACGTCGAGCGCGAGGGGCACGGGCTGTCCGAGGCGTTCGTCGGCGAGGCGCTGTCCGAAATATTCGCCGCGGCGTCCGGCCGGGTGATCGTCGCCATGTTCTCCTCCAACATCCACCGGGTCCAGCAGGTGCTCAACGCGGCCTGGCGCAACGGCCGCAAGGTCGCGCTGTCCGGCCGCAGCATGGTCCGCAACGTCAACACCGCCCAGGAGCTGGGCTACATGAAGCTTCCGCACCCCGAGGTGCTGACCAGCATGGACCGGCTGTCCGAGCTGCCCGACAACCGCGTCGTCGTCCTCACCACCGGCAGCCAGGGCGAGCCGCGCTCGGCGCTCACGCTCATGGCGCTGGGCGAGCACAAGTACATCAAGGTCAAGCCGGGCGACACGGCGGTGCTTTCTTCCAAGTTCATCCCCGGCAACGAGCGCACCATCTTCAACGTGATCAATCACCTGTTCCTCGCCGGCGCCGACGTGCTCTACGACAGCATTTCCGAGGTGCACGTCTCGGGGCACGCCACTCGCGACGACCTGGTCCGCATGATCGAGGCGGTGCGCCCGGTCCACTTCGTCCCGGTGCACGGCGAGGCGCGGCTCCTCATCCGCCACCTCCGGCTGGCCCAGTCGCTCGGGGTGCCGATCGTCGAGCTGGCGCTCAACGGGCAGATCCTCGAATTCACCGATGGCATGCTCTCCCGCGCCGGCGAGCTCGAGGTCAACCGCCTCTTCGTCGATGGCAAGGGAGTGGGCGATGTCGACGGGTTCGTCCTCAAGGACCGCTTCCAGATCAGCCAGGTGGGGCTGGTCATGGTGCTGATGGCCATCTCGACGACGACCGGCGAGATCCTCTACGGTCCCGACGTGATGACGCGCGGCGTCGTGACCGAGCACGACGACGAAGAGCTGGTCGCGGGCGCGCGCGAGGCGGTGCTCGCCTGCTGGGAAGCGGCCGGGCCCGAGACCCGCAAGGATTACGCCGAGTTCAAGGACGAGGTGCGCCGGGCGGTACGGCGCTTCTTCAACAAGCGGCTCGACCGCAAGCCGGTCATCCTTCCCGTCATCGTGGGGCTCTAG
- a CDS encoding DNA translocase FtsK 4TM domain-containing protein, with translation MSEKIRRDALAIVFLTLGLFLTVSLISFDQFDPSLSTWSSFEAPVHNWGGRVGAVFADLLLQSFGIGAVGFPILCIGLAWWTFRGEEMGGKWTRALGGLLAVCSLLGGLSFFTGHVRLLGQDVFLPGIVGLPGVNLFGRMLNTVGGVLCLSAMFLFSLMLLTGSSLSGIPSLWRRSRSSDEVRAMVKERLAPKEGAWDKPAPRGKDPREPSADPRKTPSPRIVAATPYVDEAPRAVDGPGKAFVPPALDLLEPAPPPEAGADEATLRRNADALLEMLRQHGIEGTVTEIRTGPLVTTYEFRPAAGVKISRVAALAADLALAMRCDAVRVVPNIPGKGVMGFEIPNEKRSRIVLREILGCRAFADSTSPLAIAIGKDLFGEPIVRDLAKMPHLMIAGATGAGKSVGMNSMILSLLYRATPEEVRLLMVDPKMVELSPYDGIPHLRHPVVTDPRAACGVLRWAVGEMNGRYQLLSESGVRHIDAYNQTIDKKLASRAKSRAAGAETEELARLPYIVIVIDELADLMMGTSSKREVEALIITLAQKARAVGIHLIVATQRPSVDVITGLMKANFPARISYKVTSVYDSKTILDHGGGEALLGNGDMLFLQPGAAGLIRAHGPFVGDEEVRRVVEHLKSQGAPVYDESIAAAAAGTDEDEADAAQDPLFERAVEEVRRAGRCSVSMIQRRLSIGYNRSARIVEAMERQGIVGPSEGGKPREVYGGGHD, from the coding sequence ATGAGCGAAAAGATCCGCAGGGACGCGCTGGCGATCGTCTTCCTCACGCTGGGGCTCTTCCTCACCGTTTCCCTCATCTCGTTCGACCAGTTCGATCCTTCGCTCTCCACATGGAGCTCCTTCGAGGCGCCGGTCCACAACTGGGGCGGCCGCGTCGGGGCCGTCTTCGCCGACCTGCTGCTGCAATCGTTCGGCATCGGCGCCGTCGGTTTCCCGATCCTGTGCATCGGCCTGGCCTGGTGGACCTTCCGGGGCGAGGAGATGGGCGGAAAGTGGACGCGGGCGCTCGGCGGCCTGCTGGCCGTCTGCTCCCTGCTGGGAGGCTTGAGCTTCTTCACGGGGCACGTCCGCCTGCTGGGGCAAGATGTTTTCCTGCCCGGCATCGTCGGCCTCCCGGGCGTCAACCTGTTCGGCCGGATGCTCAACACCGTCGGTGGCGTCCTCTGCCTCTCCGCGATGTTCCTCTTCTCCCTGATGCTCCTCACCGGCTCCTCCCTCTCGGGAATCCCGTCGCTCTGGCGCCGCTCCCGCAGCAGCGACGAGGTGCGCGCGATGGTCAAGGAGCGGCTTGCCCCGAAGGAGGGGGCGTGGGATAAGCCCGCCCCCCGCGGCAAGGACCCCCGGGAGCCGTCTGCCGATCCCCGGAAGACCCCCTCTCCGCGCATCGTCGCGGCGACCCCCTACGTCGACGAGGCGCCGCGCGCCGTCGACGGCCCCGGCAAGGCGTTCGTGCCGCCCGCCCTCGACCTCCTCGAGCCGGCGCCGCCGCCCGAGGCGGGCGCCGACGAGGCGACGCTGCGCCGGAACGCCGACGCGCTGCTCGAGATGCTTCGGCAGCACGGCATCGAGGGGACGGTCACCGAGATCCGCACCGGGCCGCTCGTCACGACTTACGAGTTCCGGCCCGCGGCGGGCGTCAAGATCAGCCGGGTCGCCGCGCTCGCGGCCGATCTCGCGCTGGCCATGCGGTGCGATGCGGTGCGCGTGGTCCCCAACATTCCCGGCAAGGGCGTCATGGGCTTCGAGATCCCCAACGAGAAGCGCTCCAGGATCGTTCTCCGCGAGATCCTCGGCTGTCGCGCTTTCGCCGATTCGACCTCGCCGCTTGCTATCGCCATCGGGAAGGATCTCTTCGGCGAGCCGATCGTCCGGGACCTGGCGAAGATGCCCCACCTGATGATCGCGGGCGCCACAGGCGCGGGCAAAAGCGTCGGAATGAACTCGATGATCCTGTCGCTCCTCTACCGGGCCACGCCCGAGGAAGTCCGGCTCCTCATGGTCGACCCCAAGATGGTCGAGCTGTCGCCCTACGACGGCATCCCGCACCTGCGCCATCCCGTCGTCACCGATCCCCGGGCCGCCTGCGGCGTGCTCCGCTGGGCGGTCGGCGAGATGAACGGCCGCTACCAGCTGCTCAGCGAGAGCGGCGTCCGGCATATCGACGCCTACAACCAGACCATCGACAAGAAGCTTGCGTCGCGCGCCAAGTCCAGGGCGGCGGGCGCCGAGACCGAGGAGCTGGCGCGGCTCCCCTACATCGTCATCGTCATCGACGAGCTCGCCGACCTGATGATGGGAACGTCGTCCAAGCGCGAGGTCGAGGCGCTGATCATCACGCTGGCCCAGAAGGCGCGGGCCGTCGGCATCCACCTCATCGTCGCGACGCAACGCCCCTCGGTCGACGTCATCACGGGACTCATGAAGGCCAACTTCCCGGCGCGCATCTCCTACAAGGTCACCTCGGTCTACGACTCCAAGACCATCCTCGACCACGGCGGCGGCGAGGCGCTCCTGGGCAACGGCGACATGCTGTTCCTGCAGCCGGGCGCCGCGGGGCTCATCCGGGCGCACGGTCCGTTCGTCGGCGACGAAGAGGTGCGGCGCGTCGTCGAGCACCTCAAGAGCCAGGGGGCGCCCGTCTACGACGAGTCGATCGCGGCGGCGGCGGCCGGAACAGACGAAGACGAGGCCGACGCCGCGCAGGACCCGCTCTTCGAACGGGCGGTCGAGGAGGTGCGCCGGGCCGGCCGCTGCTCCGTGTCGATGATCCAGCGTCGGCTGTCGATCGGCTACAACCGGTCGGCGCGCATCGTCGAGGCGATGGAGCGTCAGGGCATCGTCGGCCCCTCCGAGGGCGGCAAGCCGCGCGAGGTATACGGTGGCGGCCACGACTAG
- a CDS encoding HAD family phosphatase, producing the protein MAATTSGRGASKVRAVIFDFGNVVSTVDTGRFLRKLADRSPLSIPRLSAEIYDSGLHARYEAGTISSPAFYRCVIARTGAEMPMPEFVAAYTDLFAPIAGTADLIRRLASRYPVGLLSNTNPLHFRHHIRSSPPFPCFSTVTLSYRVKTLKPDPRIYADAVSKLGVPAGACVYIDDIPEYAEGARLAGLHGLTFAGVAKLEHDLLRLGVRTDETERQNA; encoded by the coding sequence GTGGCGGCCACGACTAGCGGGCGGGGCGCATCGAAGGTCCGTGCGGTCATCTTCGATTTCGGCAACGTGGTCTCGACGGTCGACACCGGCCGCTTCCTCCGGAAGTTGGCCGATCGTTCTCCGCTGTCGATCCCGCGGCTTTCGGCCGAGATCTACGACTCGGGTCTCCATGCCCGATACGAGGCGGGAACGATCAGCTCGCCGGCGTTCTATCGCTGCGTGATCGCCCGCACCGGCGCCGAGATGCCCATGCCCGAGTTTGTCGCGGCTTACACCGACCTCTTCGCCCCGATCGCGGGCACCGCCGATCTCATCCGGCGGCTGGCCTCCCGCTACCCGGTCGGCCTGCTTTCCAACACGAACCCTTTGCACTTTCGGCACCACATCCGGTCGTCGCCCCCGTTTCCGTGCTTTTCGACGGTTACGCTCTCCTACCGGGTCAAGACGCTCAAGCCCGATCCCCGGATCTATGCCGATGCGGTCTCGAAGCTGGGCGTTCCGGCAGGCGCCTGCGTCTACATCGACGACATTCCCGAATACGCCGAGGGGGCACGGCTTGCCGGTCTCCACGGGCTGACCTTTGCCGGCGTCGCGAAGCTCGAGCACGACCTGCTCCGGCTCGGCGTCCGGACCGACGAGACAGAAAGGCAAAACGCATGA
- a CDS encoding outer membrane lipoprotein carrier protein LolA, whose product MKNGLMGMTRSVAAALAAFTLVAAGQAGAADKGSGDALFAKVSAKYGAVQTLSARFRQEVPLQNLGIVRKASGDLYFARPSRMRWNYTKPDNQLFLADGAFLYFRPSDSRQVFRKKIGEGALGGKIPLLLFFGKGNMASMFSVESAEPLRKGTATALRLIPKGDGAPEVKRIDLVVENEGLRIVEIHLYDNLGSANHLYLDGIAFNPSLPADLFRFKKPAGTEVVNE is encoded by the coding sequence ATGAAGAACGGGTTGATGGGCATGACGCGCTCCGTCGCCGCCGCGCTTGCGGCATTCACCCTGGTCGCGGCCGGCCAGGCCGGCGCGGCGGACAAGGGCAGCGGCGATGCGCTGTTTGCGAAAGTCTCCGCGAAATACGGCGCGGTGCAGACGCTATCGGCCAGGTTCCGGCAAGAGGTGCCGCTCCAGAATCTCGGCATCGTCCGCAAGGCGTCGGGCGACCTCTATTTCGCGCGCCCGAGCAGGATGCGCTGGAATTACACGAAGCCCGACAACCAGCTGTTCCTGGCTGACGGCGCCTTCCTCTATTTCCGCCCGTCCGATTCGCGGCAGGTGTTCCGGAAGAAGATCGGGGAAGGGGCGTTGGGCGGCAAGATCCCGCTGCTCCTTTTCTTCGGCAAGGGGAACATGGCGTCGATGTTCTCGGTCGAATCGGCCGAGCCGCTGAGGAAGGGGACGGCGACCGCGCTTCGCCTGATCCCCAAGGGCGACGGCGCCCCCGAAGTCAAGCGGATCGACCTGGTCGTCGAGAACGAGGGGCTGCGGATCGTCGAGATCCATCTCTACGACAATCTGGGCAGCGCCAACCACCTCTACCTCGACGGCATCGCCTTCAACCCGTCGCTGCCGGCCGACCTGTTCCGCTTCAAGAAGCCCGCGGGCACCGAAGTGGTGAACGAATGA